A DNA window from Bradyrhizobium barranii subsp. barranii contains the following coding sequences:
- a CDS encoding NAD(P)H-dependent flavin oxidoreductase, with amino-acid sequence MWPDRRLIDLFKTEFPIVLAPMAGVMDAELVIAVAEGGGLGSLPSAMLSPEKAREQVNIIRQRVKAPVNMNFFCHTPVDLTAEAEARWKQRLTGYYTEHGLDPAAPINAANRAPFDAAFCEVVEELRPEIVSFHFGLPDQALLKRVKAAGCLVISSATTVKEAVWLEERGVDAVIAQGAEAGGHRGMFLTDKISEQPGTFALVPQVADAVKVPVIAAGGIADGRGIAAAFALGASGVQIGSAYLRCPESKVSAGGRKALAEARDDSTVITNVMTGRPARGVQNRLMREAGPISPEAPPFPHAATALGPLKAAAEKQGRVDFTNLWAGQAVALGREVPAAELTRDFAKSALARMKGLAG; translated from the coding sequence ATGTGGCCTGACCGTCGACTGATCGATCTCTTCAAGACCGAATTCCCGATCGTGCTGGCGCCGATGGCCGGTGTGATGGATGCCGAACTGGTGATCGCCGTGGCAGAGGGCGGCGGGCTCGGCTCGCTGCCGAGCGCGATGCTGTCGCCGGAGAAGGCGCGCGAGCAGGTCAACATCATTCGCCAGCGCGTGAAGGCGCCGGTGAACATGAACTTCTTCTGCCACACGCCGGTTGACCTCACGGCCGAAGCCGAAGCGCGCTGGAAGCAGCGGCTCACGGGCTATTACACCGAGCACGGCCTCGATCCCGCCGCGCCCATCAACGCCGCGAACCGTGCGCCGTTCGACGCCGCGTTCTGCGAGGTCGTCGAGGAGCTGAGGCCGGAGATCGTCAGCTTTCATTTCGGCCTGCCGGATCAGGCGCTGCTCAAGCGCGTCAAGGCTGCCGGCTGCCTCGTCATCTCGTCCGCTACGACGGTGAAGGAAGCAGTCTGGCTGGAAGAGCGCGGCGTCGATGCCGTCATTGCGCAGGGCGCCGAGGCCGGCGGCCATCGCGGCATGTTCCTGACCGACAAGATCTCCGAGCAGCCCGGCACCTTTGCGCTGGTGCCGCAGGTCGCCGACGCCGTGAAGGTGCCTGTCATCGCGGCCGGCGGTATCGCCGACGGGCGCGGCATCGCCGCAGCCTTTGCGCTCGGCGCATCCGGCGTGCAGATCGGCAGCGCCTATCTGCGCTGCCCGGAATCCAAGGTCAGCGCGGGCGGGCGCAAGGCGCTGGCTGAAGCGCGGGACGATTCCACCGTCATCACCAATGTCATGACCGGGCGTCCGGCGCGCGGCGTCCAGAACCGCCTGATGCGCGAAGCCGGCCCGATCTCGCCCGAGGCGCCGCCGTTTCCCCATGCCGCGACCGCGCTGGGGCCGCTCAAGGCAGCTGCCGAAAAGCAGGGCAGGGTGGATTTCACCAATCTCTGGGCCGGCCAGGCCGTGGCCCTGGGCCGTGAGGTCCCCGCGGCCGAATTGACCCGGGATTTTGCCAAATCGGCCCTGGCCCGCATGAAGGGACTGGCTGGCTAA
- a CDS encoding porin, with amino-acid sequence MKLVKSLLLGSAAGLIAVGGAQAADLPVKAKAVEYVKICSLYGAGFYYIPGTDTCIKLGGYLRAEVAINATDFNGNFSSVNGSANRLTNYYVTRAREDFNVDTRTATEYGVVRTFADVVFSWTTDNYTGNGTGNGSTVYSQLGATGVGGPNNANAGAIAGGTLGVYYAFIQFAGFTMGKAVAQFDAPWTNYPGNNFDGLTGGGGTVTGVNQFTYTADFGQGITAAISAVDPTAYYQSNLYNTSAGFSVANVGTGGYGINAFGGTRAPDIQGMVRIDQAWGLFQLSAAAHNNHVAYYATPGLVGTEAAGHPGDKWGWAVQAALSIKNIPTGAGDVINVQAVYTDGATRYNFQSLASQNYAMFGGTNLAGAYQSIGIAGAADGVFANGTGINTVTSWGMRGAYTHNWDPYWNTAIYGSYAQLTYSNGGATLICNQLATLGAATAGITSCNPNFNIGTIGLITRWTPVKNLTFSADVAYTMLDQKFAGTISTLAAGPAAVVAKPGAVYELKDQNTVSLLLRAQRNW; translated from the coding sequence ATGAAGTTGGTTAAGAGCCTTTTGCTCGGTTCAGCGGCAGGTCTGATTGCCGTTGGCGGAGCACAGGCAGCCGATCTCCCCGTGAAGGCCAAAGCGGTCGAATACGTGAAGATCTGCTCCCTGTACGGTGCCGGATTCTACTACATCCCGGGCACTGACACCTGCATCAAGCTGGGTGGTTACCTGCGTGCTGAAGTCGCGATCAACGCTACCGATTTCAACGGTAACTTCAGCAGTGTTAACGGTTCTGCGAACCGTCTGACGAACTACTACGTCACTCGTGCCCGTGAAGACTTCAACGTCGACACGCGCACCGCGACCGAATACGGCGTGGTTCGTACCTTCGCCGACGTGGTGTTCTCGTGGACGACGGATAACTACACGGGCAACGGCACCGGCAACGGCTCCACCGTTTACTCGCAGCTCGGCGCTACGGGCGTTGGCGGACCCAACAATGCCAACGCAGGCGCAATCGCCGGCGGTACGCTCGGCGTGTACTACGCCTTCATCCAGTTCGCGGGCTTCACGATGGGTAAAGCTGTTGCCCAGTTCGACGCCCCCTGGACCAACTATCCGGGTAACAACTTCGACGGTCTGACCGGCGGCGGCGGCACGGTCACTGGTGTGAACCAGTTCACCTATACTGCCGACTTCGGTCAGGGCATCACTGCCGCGATTTCGGCGGTGGATCCGACGGCCTACTATCAGAGCAACCTGTACAACACCAGCGCCGGCTTTTCGGTCGCGAACGTTGGTACCGGCGGCTACGGCATCAATGCCTTCGGCGGCACGCGGGCTCCTGACATCCAGGGTATGGTCCGTATTGACCAGGCTTGGGGTCTGTTCCAGTTGTCTGCCGCGGCGCATAACAACCACGTAGCGTACTACGCGACTCCGGGGCTTGTCGGAACCGAAGCAGCCGGTCATCCGGGCGACAAGTGGGGCTGGGCTGTCCAGGCGGCCTTGTCCATCAAGAACATTCCGACGGGTGCGGGCGACGTGATCAACGTCCAGGCGGTCTACACCGACGGTGCGACCCGCTACAACTTCCAGAGCTTGGCTTCGCAGAACTATGCAATGTTCGGCGGTACCAACCTGGCTGGTGCCTATCAGAGCATTGGCATTGCCGGTGCGGCTGACGGTGTGTTCGCCAACGGAACCGGTATCAACACGGTTACGAGCTGGGGTATGCGCGGCGCCTACACCCACAACTGGGATCCGTACTGGAACACCGCGATCTACGGTTCGTACGCTCAGCTGACGTACAGCAACGGTGGTGCGACTCTCATTTGCAACCAACTCGCTACGTTGGGTGCCGCCACTGCGGGTATCACCTCTTGCAACCCGAACTTCAACATCGGCACGATCGGTCTGATCACCCGCTGGACGCCGGTGAAGAACCTGACCTTCTCGGCGGACGTGGCTTACACCATGCTCGACCAGA
- the gatA gene encoding Asp-tRNA(Asn)/Glu-tRNA(Gln) amidotransferase subunit GatA, whose protein sequence is MTDLTSLTLAEARKGLAAKTFTSLELTDAHLNAIEAARVLNAFVMETPDRARDMAKAVDEKIAKGEGGPLAGIPLGIKDLFATKGVRTTACSKILGNFVPTYESTVTSQLWRDGAVMLGKLNNDEFAMGSANETSCFGPVGNPWRREGSNTTLVPGGSSGGSASAVAALLCMGATATDTGGSIRQPAAFTATVGIKPTYGRCSRWGIVAFASSLDQAGPIARSVRDSAMLLRSMAGHDPRDTTSVDIAVPDYEAAIGKSVKGIRIGIPKEYRLDGMPAEIEKLWSEGAAWLKAAGAELVEVSLPHTKYALPAYYIVAPAEASSNLARYDGVRYGLREQGKNIIELYENSRAEGFGAEVKRRVMIGTYVLSAGYYDAYYLRAQKVRTLIKKDFEDCFAKGVDAILTPATPSAAFGIGEKGGADPVEMYLNDIFTVTVNMAGLPGIAVPAGKDAQGLPLGLQLIGRPFDEETLFSLGEVIEQAAGRFTPARWW, encoded by the coding sequence ATGACCGATTTGACATCGCTGACGCTCGCCGAGGCCCGCAAGGGTCTCGCGGCAAAAACTTTCACGTCACTCGAGCTGACCGACGCGCATCTGAACGCGATCGAAGCCGCGCGCGTGCTCAATGCCTTCGTGATGGAGACGCCCGATCGCGCGCGCGACATGGCGAAGGCCGTGGACGAGAAGATCGCCAAGGGGGAGGGCGGCCCGCTCGCCGGCATCCCGCTCGGCATCAAGGATCTGTTCGCGACCAAGGGCGTGCGCACCACGGCGTGCTCGAAGATTCTCGGCAATTTCGTGCCGACCTATGAATCCACCGTGACCTCGCAGCTGTGGCGCGATGGTGCGGTGATGCTCGGCAAGCTCAACAATGACGAGTTCGCGATGGGCTCGGCCAACGAGACCTCGTGCTTCGGCCCCGTCGGCAATCCCTGGCGGCGTGAGGGAAGCAACACGACGCTGGTGCCGGGCGGCTCGTCCGGCGGCTCGGCCTCGGCCGTGGCGGCGTTGCTGTGCATGGGCGCGACCGCGACCGACACCGGCGGCTCGATCCGCCAGCCGGCGGCGTTCACCGCGACGGTCGGCATCAAGCCGACCTACGGCCGCTGCTCGCGCTGGGGCATCGTCGCCTTCGCCTCCTCGCTCGACCAGGCCGGTCCGATCGCGCGCAGCGTGCGCGATAGCGCGATGCTGCTGCGCTCGATGGCCGGGCACGATCCGAGGGACACGACATCGGTCGATATTGCCGTGCCGGACTATGAGGCCGCGATCGGCAAGTCCGTGAAGGGCATCAGGATCGGCATCCCCAAGGAGTATCGCCTCGACGGCATGCCGGCCGAGATCGAGAAGCTCTGGAGCGAGGGCGCGGCCTGGCTGAAGGCGGCCGGTGCCGAGCTCGTCGAAGTGTCGCTGCCGCACACCAAATACGCGCTGCCGGCCTATTACATCGTGGCGCCGGCGGAGGCGTCCTCCAACCTCGCGCGCTATGACGGCGTGCGCTACGGACTGCGCGAGCAGGGCAAGAACATCATCGAGCTCTACGAGAACAGCCGCGCCGAGGGTTTTGGCGCCGAGGTGAAGCGCCGCGTCATGATCGGCACCTATGTGCTCTCGGCCGGCTATTACGACGCCTATTATCTGCGTGCGCAGAAGGTGCGGACGCTGATCAAGAAGGATTTCGAGGACTGCTTCGCCAAGGGCGTCGACGCGATCCTGACGCCGGCGACGCCGTCGGCAGCCTTCGGCATCGGCGAGAAGGGCGGGGCGGATCCCGTCGAGATGTATCTCAACGACATCTTCACGGTGACTGTGAACATGGCGGGTCTGCCGGGCATCGCCGTGCCCGCCGGCAAGGACGCGCAAGGCCTGCCGCTCGGCCTGCAGCTGATCGGACGTCCGTTCGACGAGGAGACGCTGTTCTCGCTCGGCGAGGTGATCGAGCAGGCCGCCGGCCGCTTCACGCCCGCGAGGTGGTGGTGA
- a CDS encoding LysR family transcriptional regulator: protein MELSDIQTFAAVARTGGITRAAEELNTVQSNVTQRVKALEAEIGTPLFERHSRGMTLTGAGKRLLPYAQRMAALSREAVLAARDDGEPKGPLAIGSMETTAAVRLPSLLADFHRSFPAVRLSLRTATTADLVAGVLEGALDGAFVAGPIAHADLTATSAFREELVLVSARRWASLAELRAGTPESGPTALVFRTGCTYRQRLEQIFVEFGWPSAARFELGTLDGMIGCVAAGMGVTLLPRAVVERSAMAGSVSIHALGPSHARVETLFIQRSAGHQYSALQGFMSCLKKDNDVIAA from the coding sequence ATGGAACTCAGCGATATCCAGACCTTTGCCGCCGTCGCCCGCACCGGCGGCATCACCCGCGCCGCCGAAGAGCTGAACACGGTGCAATCCAACGTCACCCAGCGCGTGAAGGCGCTGGAAGCGGAGATCGGCACACCGCTGTTCGAACGCCACAGCCGCGGCATGACGCTGACCGGCGCCGGCAAACGCCTCCTCCCCTACGCACAGCGGATGGCCGCGCTATCGCGGGAGGCCGTGCTCGCCGCGCGTGACGACGGCGAGCCGAAGGGACCGCTCGCGATCGGCTCGATGGAGACGACGGCAGCCGTGCGCTTGCCGTCCCTCCTCGCCGATTTCCACCGCAGCTTCCCTGCCGTGCGGCTGAGCCTGCGCACCGCGACCACCGCCGACCTCGTCGCGGGCGTGCTCGAAGGCGCGCTCGACGGCGCCTTCGTCGCGGGTCCCATCGCACATGCCGACCTCACTGCGACGAGCGCGTTTCGTGAAGAGCTGGTGCTGGTCAGCGCGCGGCGCTGGGCCTCACTTGCCGAGCTGCGCGCCGGCACGCCGGAGTCCGGTCCGACCGCGCTGGTGTTCCGCACCGGCTGCACCTACCGCCAGCGTCTCGAACAGATCTTTGTCGAGTTCGGCTGGCCGTCGGCGGCGCGCTTCGAGCTCGGCACGCTCGACGGCATGATCGGCTGTGTCGCCGCCGGCATGGGCGTGACGCTGCTGCCGCGCGCCGTGGTCGAACGCAGCGCGATGGCCGGCAGCGTGTCGATCCACGCGCTGGGCCCGTCACATGCGCGCGTCGAGACGCTCTTCATCCAGCGCAGCGCCGGACATCAATACAGCGCGCTTCAAGGTTTCATGTCCTGCCTGAAGAAAGACAACGACGTCATCGCGGCCTGA
- a CDS encoding NAD(P)H-dependent flavin oxidoreductase, with amino-acid sequence MPIETSLTRLLEIEHPILLAPMDIVAGSRLVTAVSRAGGFGILGGGYGEKVWLEQETAKLAGLSAPFGIGFITWSLAKRPELLDVALAARPSAIMLSFGDPAPFAPKIKSAGARLICQVQDEAMARQALDAGADILIAQGTEAGGHGASRTTVDLVPAIVDLAAGHVPVVAAGGIADGRGLAAMMMLGASGVLLGTRFYASREADGAEEAKRRICAANSGTTVRSIIFDLSRNNVWPAPFTGRCLINDHARRWIGREVELMQNVAAVAADYVAAKAAGNFDVAAVIAGEAVGLIHDIAPAAEIVERIAIEAEQLLAGRRNSVSSFPSPLVGEGGADAIRAG; translated from the coding sequence ATGCCCATTGAGACGTCGCTGACCAGGCTGCTGGAGATTGAGCATCCTATCCTACTGGCGCCGATGGACATCGTTGCCGGCAGCCGGCTTGTGACGGCTGTGAGCCGTGCCGGCGGTTTCGGCATTCTGGGCGGCGGCTATGGCGAGAAGGTGTGGCTGGAGCAGGAGACTGCGAAGCTCGCGGGGTTGTCGGCGCCATTCGGGATCGGCTTCATCACCTGGAGCCTCGCCAAGCGGCCCGAGCTTCTCGATGTCGCACTCGCCGCAAGACCGTCTGCGATCATGTTGTCGTTTGGCGATCCCGCGCCGTTCGCGCCGAAGATCAAGTCCGCAGGTGCACGCCTGATCTGCCAGGTGCAGGATGAAGCCATGGCGCGGCAGGCGCTCGATGCCGGCGCCGACATCCTGATCGCGCAGGGCACGGAGGCGGGCGGTCACGGCGCCTCCCGCACCACCGTCGATCTCGTGCCTGCAATCGTCGATCTTGCCGCGGGCCACGTGCCTGTCGTCGCGGCCGGCGGCATCGCCGACGGGCGCGGTCTCGCCGCCATGATGATGCTGGGCGCGAGCGGCGTGCTGCTCGGCACGCGCTTCTATGCGAGCCGGGAGGCTGATGGCGCGGAGGAGGCCAAGCGGCGTATCTGCGCAGCGAACAGCGGCACGACCGTGCGCAGCATCATCTTCGATCTCTCGCGCAACAATGTCTGGCCGGCGCCTTTCACGGGAAGGTGTCTCATCAACGACCACGCCAGGCGCTGGATCGGCCGCGAGGTCGAGCTGATGCAGAATGTTGCCGCAGTCGCGGCGGACTATGTCGCGGCAAAGGCCGCCGGCAATTTCGACGTCGCGGCGGTGATCGCGGGCGAGGCGGTCGGATTGATTCATGATATTGCACCGGCCGCCGAGATCGTGGAGCGGATTGCGATTGAAGCGGAGCAATTGCTCGCCGGCAGGCGCAACTCGGTTTCTTCTTTTCCTTCTCCCCTTGTGGGAGAAGGTGGCGCGGATGCAATCCGCGCCGGATGA
- the gatC gene encoding Asp-tRNA(Asn)/Glu-tRNA(Gln) amidotransferase subunit GatC produces the protein MSVDDATVRRIAHLARIAVSEGEVPHLQGELNAMLAFVEQLSEVNVEGVEPMTSVTPMQMKKRQDVVNDGEIADDIVANAPATEGHFFLVPKVVE, from the coding sequence ATGTCCGTCGACGACGCTACCGTCCGCCGCATCGCGCATCTGGCGCGCATTGCGGTTTCCGAGGGCGAGGTTCCGCATCTGCAGGGCGAGCTCAACGCCATGCTCGCCTTTGTCGAGCAGCTCTCGGAGGTCAACGTCGAGGGCGTGGAGCCGATGACCTCGGTCACCCCGATGCAGATGAAGAAGCGGCAGGACGTGGTCAATGACGGCGAGATCGCCGACGATATCGTTGCCAACGCGCCCGCGACCGAAGGTCACTTCTTTCTTGTGCCCAAGGTGGTCGAGTGA
- the gatB gene encoding Asp-tRNA(Asn)/Glu-tRNA(Gln) amidotransferase subunit GatB, which yields MSTATHKLLKGATGDWEMVIGMEIHAQVTSNSKLFSGASTTFGGEPNSHVSLVDAAMPGMLPVINEECVRQAVRTGLGLNAQINLRSVFDRKNYFYPDSPQGYQISQYKSPIVGEGEVVVELDGGKTATIGIERLHLEQDAGKLLHDQSPAMSHVDLNRCGVALMEIVSKPDIRDAEQAKAYVTKLRSILRYLGTCDGDMEKGSLRADVNVSVRKPGAPLGTRCEIKNMNSITFIGQAIEYEARRQIEILEDGGEIDQETRLYDPNKGETRSMRSKEEAHDYRYFPDPDLLPLEFSQSFVDELKTELPELPDQKKARFVADFGLSAYDASVLVAERESAVFYETVLDTLGNRARDGKMAANWVINELFGRLNKEGRDITASPVNAEQLAAIIDLIGEGTISGKIAKDLFEIVWQEGGDPRALVESRGMKQVTDLSAIEKVVDDIIAANPDKAAQVKDKPQSLGWFVGQVMKASGGKANPQSVNDLLKSKLGI from the coding sequence ATGAGCACGGCCACGCACAAGCTTCTCAAGGGCGCCACCGGTGACTGGGAGATGGTCATCGGCATGGAGATCCATGCCCAGGTGACGTCGAACTCAAAACTGTTCTCGGGCGCGTCCACCACGTTCGGCGGCGAGCCGAACAGCCACGTGTCGCTGGTCGATGCCGCGATGCCAGGCATGCTGCCCGTCATCAACGAGGAATGCGTCAGACAGGCTGTCCGGACCGGGCTCGGGCTGAACGCGCAGATCAATCTGCGTTCGGTGTTCGACCGCAAGAACTATTTCTATCCGGACTCGCCGCAGGGCTACCAGATCAGCCAGTACAAGTCGCCGATCGTCGGCGAAGGTGAGGTCGTGGTCGAACTGGATGGCGGCAAGACCGCGACCATCGGCATCGAGCGCCTTCATCTTGAGCAGGACGCGGGCAAGTTGCTGCACGATCAGTCGCCGGCCATGTCCCATGTCGATCTCAATCGTTGCGGCGTGGCGCTGATGGAGATCGTCTCCAAGCCCGACATCCGCGACGCCGAGCAGGCCAAGGCCTATGTGACCAAGCTGCGCTCGATCCTGCGCTATCTCGGCACCTGCGACGGCGACATGGAGAAGGGATCCTTGCGCGCCGACGTCAACGTCTCCGTGCGCAAGCCGGGCGCGCCGCTCGGCACCCGCTGCGAGATCAAGAACATGAACTCGATCACCTTCATCGGCCAGGCGATCGAGTACGAGGCGCGGCGCCAGATCGAGATCCTCGAGGACGGCGGGGAGATCGACCAGGAAACGCGGCTCTACGACCCCAACAAGGGCGAGACGCGATCGATGCGGTCCAAGGAAGAGGCGCACGACTACCGCTACTTCCCCGATCCCGACCTGCTGCCGCTCGAATTCTCGCAAAGCTTCGTCGACGAGCTGAAGACAGAGCTGCCGGAGCTGCCGGACCAGAAGAAGGCGCGCTTCGTCGCCGACTTCGGCCTGTCGGCTTACGATGCGAGCGTGCTGGTCGCCGAGCGCGAGAGCGCGGTGTTCTACGAGACGGTGCTGGACACGCTCGGCAACCGCGCCCGCGACGGCAAGATGGCGGCGAACTGGGTGATCAACGAGCTGTTCGGCCGTCTCAACAAGGAAGGCCGGGATATTACGGCCTCTCCCGTCAACGCCGAGCAGTTGGCTGCGATCATCGACCTGATCGGCGAGGGCACGATCTCCGGCAAGATCGCCAAGGATCTGTTCGAGATCGTCTGGCAGGAGGGCGGCGATCCGCGCGCGCTGGTCGAAAGCCGCGGCATGAAGCAGGTCACCGACCTCTCGGCGATCGAGAAGGTGGTCGACGACATCATCGCGGCCAATCCCGACAAGGCCGCGCAGGTCAAGGACAAGCCGCAGTCGCTCGGCTGGTTCGTCGGTCAGGTGATGAAGGCGTCCGGCGGCAAGGCCAACCCGCAGAGCGTCAACGACCTCTTGAAGTCGAAGCTCGGCATCTGA